A genomic segment from Streptomyces sp. NBC_00237 encodes:
- a CDS encoding carboxylesterase/lipase family protein, producing the protein MTISTDRGAVAGTSAEEVDRFLGIPYAAPPVGPGRWQPPAPASSWTGTRPAMTSGPRCLQFGGDGGPVMSEDCLYLNVYTPAHRTARPLPVMFWIHGGGFSFGSGNSEDGSQIAEANDVVVVTINYRLGVFGFLDLPGLSRQGAGNYGLLDQEAALRWTQRNIGAFGGDASRVTIAGESAGGHSVCALLASPPARGLFSGAIIQSGGCPSHTAAQAVARGNKYAAAAGCSASPAPLSCLRAKPAGELLATSGGFVGGVLSGPLPVSGGPELPLPPSEAVRTGRAANVPLLIGSTRDEVRPWALPFAHATKAQYEQAVRIEFGAKAPTVLAHYPFDAYGDAYTGTYAFAALWGDSSVFYGLGGCQYQHLAGQFAGLQPRTYFYEFDDPHPPVLGTLPPGFDPGASHASEMPYLLPSAASKLLSPGQQQLSREMVRYWGSFVKHGNPAAPGLAAWPSLRAGKYMSLLPGGASRALKTNVFEARRQCAFWNALGYDWLPVNPDQLAAQAGVSQS; encoded by the coding sequence TTGACCATCTCCACCGACAGGGGAGCGGTGGCAGGGACGTCGGCCGAGGAAGTCGACCGCTTCCTCGGTATCCCGTACGCCGCGCCACCGGTCGGCCCCGGACGCTGGCAGCCTCCCGCTCCCGCCTCCTCCTGGACAGGCACCCGGCCTGCGATGACCAGCGGCCCCCGCTGCCTGCAGTTCGGCGGTGACGGCGGTCCGGTGATGAGTGAGGACTGCCTGTACCTGAACGTGTACACCCCGGCCCACCGGACAGCGCGGCCACTGCCGGTCATGTTCTGGATCCACGGCGGCGGCTTCTCCTTCGGTTCGGGCAACTCCGAGGACGGCTCGCAGATCGCCGAGGCCAACGACGTCGTGGTTGTCACGATCAACTACCGCCTCGGCGTGTTCGGATTCCTCGACCTGCCCGGGCTGAGCAGGCAGGGCGCGGGCAACTACGGTCTGCTCGACCAGGAGGCGGCCCTGCGGTGGACGCAGCGCAATATCGGCGCCTTCGGCGGGGACGCGAGCCGCGTGACCATCGCTGGTGAATCCGCCGGCGGCCACTCCGTCTGCGCACTCCTCGCCTCGCCGCCGGCCCGCGGTCTCTTCTCGGGAGCGATCATCCAGAGCGGCGGCTGCCCCAGCCACACCGCCGCCCAGGCAGTCGCCCGCGGCAACAAGTACGCTGCGGCAGCCGGCTGCTCCGCCTCCCCGGCCCCCCTCTCCTGCCTGCGGGCCAAGCCGGCCGGAGAACTGCTGGCCACCAGCGGTGGTTTCGTGGGCGGCGTCCTGAGCGGACCGCTGCCCGTGTCCGGAGGGCCCGAACTTCCCCTCCCGCCGAGCGAGGCCGTGCGCACTGGCAGAGCCGCGAACGTCCCCCTTCTCATCGGAAGCACGCGTGACGAAGTGCGCCCATGGGCGCTGCCGTTCGCGCACGCCACGAAGGCACAGTACGAGCAGGCGGTCCGCATCGAGTTCGGGGCCAAGGCCCCCACCGTACTCGCGCACTACCCGTTCGACGCCTACGGTGACGCGTACACCGGGACTTACGCCTTCGCCGCGCTCTGGGGCGACAGCAGCGTCTTCTACGGGCTCGGCGGCTGCCAGTACCAGCATCTCGCGGGTCAGTTCGCCGGTCTGCAACCACGCACGTACTTCTACGAGTTCGACGACCCGCACCCGCCCGTCCTCGGCACCCTGCCGCCGGGCTTCGACCCCGGGGCCTCGCATGCCAGCGAGATGCCGTACCTGCTGCCCTCGGCGGCCTCGAAGCTGCTGTCTCCCGGGCAGCAGCAGCTGTCGAGGGAGATGGTGCGCTACTGGGGCTCGTTCGTGAAGCACGGGAATCCCGCAGCTCCGGGACTCGCCGCCTGGCCTTCGTTGCGGGCCGGGAAGTACATGTCCCTGCTGCCGGGTGGCGCCAGCCGGGCACTGAAGACCAATGTCTTCGAGGCGCGTCGCCAGTGCGCCTTCTGGAACGCCCTCGGCTACGACTGGCTTCCCGTCAACCCGGACCAACTCGCCGCGCAGGCCGGCGTTTCCCAGTCCTGA
- a CDS encoding zinc-binding alcohol dehydrogenase family protein, with the protein MPEPQPRHTLVRVAAATVAHLDLNILDGRFGILPELPFVPGTQGSGYVVASDTHPVGALVRLRGEGLGLSRDGAWGEHALVPDAAVEPMPEGTDPALACIYFSPVGTAWATVHSIARVRPGERVLVTGASGAVGAMAVQLAARAGADVIGAVGRPAKLPHVPGVAKALLASDLSEAAIGGNVDVLIDTVGGWILRDALTLVRPRGRAALLGYTAGRELTLDLADFFLADVSLLPVNMISRGAEVAPDVLRLLPDLSTGALSLPYESYAMDALGEAVERLRTGAAVGKIVLRMGNAGH; encoded by the coding sequence GTGCCCGAGCCGCAGCCCCGGCACACCCTCGTCCGGGTGGCGGCGGCCACCGTGGCCCACCTGGACCTGAACATCCTCGACGGCCGGTTCGGCATCCTGCCCGAGTTGCCGTTCGTCCCCGGCACCCAGGGCAGCGGCTACGTAGTCGCGTCGGACACGCACCCCGTGGGCGCCCTGGTACGGCTGCGCGGTGAAGGGCTCGGGCTCAGCCGGGACGGCGCCTGGGGCGAGCACGCGCTCGTCCCCGACGCCGCCGTGGAGCCCATGCCCGAGGGCACTGACCCCGCCCTGGCCTGCATCTACTTCTCGCCGGTCGGCACCGCCTGGGCGACCGTCCACTCGATTGCCCGGGTACGGCCGGGGGAGCGGGTGCTGGTCACCGGCGCGTCCGGTGCGGTCGGCGCCATGGCCGTGCAGCTGGCGGCGCGTGCCGGTGCGGACGTGATCGGCGCTGTCGGCCGCCCCGCGAAGCTGCCGCACGTACCCGGGGTCGCCAAGGCGCTGCTGGCCTCCGACCTGTCCGAGGCAGCCATCGGTGGCAACGTCGACGTACTGATCGATACGGTCGGCGGCTGGATTCTGCGGGACGCCCTCACTCTGGTCCGCCCACGCGGCCGAGCCGCTCTCCTCGGCTATACGGCCGGCCGCGAGCTCACCCTGGACCTCGCGGACTTCTTCCTCGCCGACGTCTCATTGCTGCCGGTGAACATGATCTCCCGCGGGGCGGAGGTCGCCCCCGACGTGTTGCGCCTGCTGCCCGACCTGTCGACGGGCGCGTTGTCGCTGCCCTACGAGAGCTACGCGATGGATGCCCTCGGTGAGGCGGTGGAGCGGCTGCGCACGGGTGCGGCGGTCGGGAAGATCGTGCTCCGGATGGGGAACGCCGGACACTGA
- a CDS encoding ABC transporter permease, whose product MTITTTEASAPPRTRTRARRTPGVSGGQGLRTLGLYGFAVLVGLGVWQLVAMKYGPSLVASPRETLSAAKELASDGTLGNSVIASSRRILIGWGFGVVVGAPVGLLIGQIRIVRQLLEPYIEFFRFIPPVAFVTLAVVWLGIGETSKVVLIFYTAVFIVTLNTSAGVMAVNESKLRAAASLGASRRQILQRVVLPSTVPYILTGARLAMGNSFLTIVSAEIVAAQVGLGSLIWTSRNYGRIDWVFVGIITLGILGLVYDRVLRLVAMRVLRKYGVNV is encoded by the coding sequence ATGACGATCACCACAACCGAGGCTTCGGCCCCGCCCCGCACACGCACCCGCGCGCGCCGTACCCCTGGGGTGAGTGGCGGACAGGGGCTGCGCACCCTCGGCCTGTACGGCTTCGCCGTCCTCGTCGGCCTGGGTGTCTGGCAACTCGTGGCCATGAAGTACGGCCCTTCCCTCGTCGCCTCCCCGAGGGAGACCCTGTCGGCGGCCAAGGAACTGGCGTCCGACGGCACTCTGGGCAATTCGGTCATCGCCTCCAGTCGCCGCATCCTGATCGGCTGGGGCTTCGGCGTCGTGGTGGGCGCCCCGGTCGGCCTGCTCATCGGCCAGATCAGGATCGTCCGCCAGCTCCTGGAGCCGTACATCGAGTTCTTCCGCTTCATCCCGCCGGTCGCCTTCGTGACCCTGGCCGTGGTGTGGCTAGGCATCGGTGAGACGTCGAAGGTGGTACTGATCTTCTACACGGCCGTCTTCATCGTCACCCTGAACACCAGCGCGGGCGTGATGGCCGTCAACGAGTCCAAGCTGCGGGCGGCGGCCAGCCTCGGAGCGAGCCGCCGCCAGATTCTGCAGCGCGTCGTGCTGCCGTCCACCGTTCCCTACATCCTCACGGGCGCTCGCCTGGCCATGGGTAACAGCTTCCTGACGATCGTCTCCGCCGAGATCGTCGCCGCCCAGGTGGGCCTCGGTTCCCTGATCTGGACCTCTCGCAATTACGGCCGCATCGACTGGGTCTTCGTCGGCATCATCACCCTCGGAATCCTGGGCCTCGTCTACGACCGTGTGCTGCGCCTGGTCGCGATGCGTGTACTGCGCAAGTATGGCGTTAACGTGTAA
- a CDS encoding ABC transporter ATP-binding protein, translated as MTEATKGIEKETAPATDVGATTGTGPRSEAAAGRGAALRVEGAGISFGDFRAVQGIDLDIPAGEFLCLLGPSGCGKSTLLSSMAGFVQLSDGSLTANGVPVNGPDPELGMVFQSSEALFDWMTVHQNVAFGPRMRGRSRTEQNRVADEFLGLVGLRHCADRYPGQLSGGMRQRVQIARVLANEPGVVLMDEPFGALDAQTRQVLQQETARIWRASGCTVVFVTHDIDEAILLADRVAVMTAGPAASIKSLYTVDLPRPRDESGPAARRLRDRLREDIGEEVRKAMRDQGLDDRFDREAKGA; from the coding sequence ATGACCGAGGCGACCAAGGGGATCGAGAAGGAGACGGCACCGGCAACCGACGTCGGAGCCACCACCGGGACCGGTCCGCGCAGTGAAGCGGCGGCCGGACGGGGCGCGGCTCTGCGCGTCGAAGGAGCGGGCATCTCCTTCGGTGACTTCCGGGCCGTCCAGGGGATCGACCTGGACATTCCAGCCGGCGAGTTCCTCTGCCTGCTCGGTCCGAGCGGCTGCGGCAAGTCGACGCTGCTGTCTTCCATGGCCGGCTTCGTCCAGCTCAGCGACGGGTCGCTCACCGCGAACGGCGTCCCCGTCAACGGCCCCGACCCCGAACTCGGCATGGTCTTCCAGAGCAGCGAGGCCCTCTTCGACTGGATGACGGTGCACCAGAACGTCGCTTTCGGGCCTCGCATGCGCGGCCGCAGCCGCACCGAACAGAACCGGGTGGCCGACGAGTTCCTCGGACTGGTCGGCCTGCGCCACTGCGCGGACCGCTATCCCGGCCAGCTCAGCGGCGGTATGCGCCAGCGCGTCCAGATCGCACGAGTCCTCGCGAACGAACCGGGTGTCGTCCTCATGGACGAGCCCTTCGGCGCGCTCGACGCGCAGACCCGGCAGGTACTGCAACAGGAGACGGCTCGCATCTGGCGGGCGTCCGGCTGCACCGTCGTCTTCGTCACCCACGACATCGACGAGGCGATACTCCTCGCCGACCGGGTTGCCGTCATGACAGCGGGCCCAGCGGCCTCGATCAAGTCCCTGTACACGGTCGACCTGCCGCGTCCGCGTGACGAGTCCGGCCCCGCGGCCCGGCGCCTGCGCGACCGGTTGCGGGAAGACATCGGAGAAGAGGTCCGCAAGGCCATGCGCGATCAAGGACTCGACGACCGTTTCGACCGAGAGGCGAAGGGCGCATGA
- a CDS encoding ABC transporter substrate-binding protein, protein MKTASHPNTRPTGRITGSALLTAALFAATACGAGTTDAGAGSGSGGAGEHLRIAVGVDASYAPFFVAGAEGLWAKHGVDVDLVQFAKGGEGVDALNAGQVQMAGNSDATTIGLLGQSPDLRSLLVYEDSGRYLKVVLAPEVKSPSEIRKMAVVPGLSELAATRFLESKGIKPGSVEFVTADPAEIPALTKKGDVDAYVLWEPWPAKGAELGLRIQETTGDYGLSYQHWLLSTSSWLEDHKDVAAKVAAALAEAARKTESDPQAAAQATQDAAKIPTAQTVNAVKEIDFAVRDFTAEDLKGYEDTARFYSDTGKLKARPDVTRAIQRGWLSDNTEVSR, encoded by the coding sequence ATGAAGACCGCGTCTCACCCGAACACCCGCCCGACAGGGCGCATCACCGGCTCCGCTCTCCTGACCGCCGCACTGTTCGCGGCAACCGCGTGCGGCGCGGGCACCACCGACGCGGGGGCCGGTTCGGGCTCCGGCGGGGCGGGTGAGCACCTTCGCATCGCGGTCGGTGTCGACGCCTCGTACGCGCCGTTCTTCGTCGCCGGTGCCGAGGGTCTGTGGGCCAAGCACGGGGTGGATGTCGACCTCGTACAGTTCGCCAAAGGCGGGGAAGGCGTCGACGCCCTCAATGCCGGACAGGTCCAGATGGCGGGGAACTCCGACGCCACCACCATCGGGCTGCTCGGACAGAGCCCGGACCTGCGCTCACTCCTCGTGTACGAGGACTCCGGGCGTTACCTCAAAGTCGTTCTGGCGCCCGAGGTGAAGTCACCGTCCGAGATTCGCAAGATGGCCGTGGTGCCGGGCCTGTCCGAACTGGCCGCCACGCGTTTCCTGGAATCGAAGGGCATCAAGCCGGGCTCGGTCGAATTCGTCACGGCCGACCCCGCCGAGATACCGGCCCTCACCAAGAAGGGCGATGTGGACGCTTACGTCCTGTGGGAGCCGTGGCCGGCCAAGGGAGCGGAACTGGGCTTGCGAATCCAGGAGACCACGGGCGACTACGGCCTCAGCTACCAGCACTGGCTGCTCTCGACCTCTTCCTGGCTCGAGGACCACAAGGACGTCGCCGCCAAGGTGGCCGCGGCCCTCGCGGAAGCGGCCCGGAAGACCGAGAGCGATCCACAGGCCGCCGCACAGGCCACCCAGGACGCCGCGAAGATCCCCACCGCTCAGACCGTGAACGCGGTGAAGGAGATCGACTTCGCCGTCCGCGACTTCACGGCCGAGGACCTGAAGGGCTATGAGGACACCGCCCGCTTCTACTCGGACACCGGCAAACTCAAGGCCCGCCCCGACGTGACCCGCGCCATCCAGCGAGGCTGGCTTTCCGACAACACAGAGGTGTCCCGATGA
- a CDS encoding ABC transporter substrate-binding protein, which yields MFRLHRTTGRLAAAGLHSLVLLLATACGAGTTDSAGSTGGGSPTVRIALGVDASYAPLYLAAERGMFKKAGLDVQLMKVEGGPAAAQAVTAGSAQISANADSTALPQMVSNPRLRALGVFQSSGRYLKVVLREGITAPRQIKTMGSIQGLGLYATHEYLRHHSVDPDSVKIQQSAPQEIPTMLQRGDIDGYILFDPWVSKGVEAGGHIAGSIGDFGVTYRQWLLADDKWLKDNQVLAGRVFKVVAEADRLVAKDPHAAALAAHEQAQLPVAGTEKALGEISFESRALTTADVASSRRIVDFLLEQHLIRSAPELDTVLLRGWYDRYAG from the coding sequence ATGTTCCGTCTCCACCGCACGACCGGGCGCTTGGCGGCCGCCGGGCTCCACTCGCTCGTACTCCTCCTCGCCACCGCCTGCGGCGCCGGTACCACCGATTCGGCGGGTTCCACGGGCGGCGGGAGCCCGACCGTCCGAATCGCCCTCGGCGTCGACGCCTCGTACGCCCCGCTGTATCTCGCCGCCGAGCGTGGCATGTTCAAAAAGGCCGGCCTCGACGTACAACTGATGAAGGTGGAGGGCGGACCCGCCGCCGCCCAGGCGGTCACGGCCGGTTCCGCACAGATCTCCGCCAACGCCGACTCCACCGCACTGCCGCAGATGGTGAGCAACCCGCGTCTGCGTGCCTTGGGCGTCTTCCAGTCGTCGGGCCGCTACCTCAAGGTCGTTCTACGCGAAGGCATCACCGCACCGCGCCAGATCAAGACCATGGGCTCGATCCAGGGCCTCGGCTTGTACGCGACGCACGAGTACCTGCGGCACCACAGCGTCGACCCCGACTCCGTGAAGATCCAGCAGAGCGCGCCGCAGGAGATCCCCACCATGCTCCAGCGTGGCGACATCGACGGCTATATCCTCTTCGACCCCTGGGTGAGCAAGGGCGTCGAGGCGGGGGGACACATCGCCGGCTCCATCGGCGACTTCGGCGTGACGTACAGGCAGTGGCTTCTCGCGGACGACAAGTGGCTGAAGGACAACCAGGTACTCGCCGGGAGGGTCTTCAAGGTGGTCGCCGAGGCCGACCGGCTGGTGGCGAAGGACCCGCACGCGGCAGCCCTGGCAGCGCACGAGCAGGCCCAGCTGCCGGTCGCGGGAACAGAGAAGGCGCTCGGCGAGATCTCGTTCGAGTCCCGGGCTCTGACGACGGCCGATGTCGCGTCCTCGCGCCGGATCGTGGACTTCCTCCTGGAGCAGCACCTCATCAGAAGCGCTCCTGAACTCGACACGGTACTTCTGCGCGGTTGGTACGACAGGTATGCCGGATGA
- a CDS encoding IclR family transcriptional regulator — translation MRRIKGMLMESYDDEDVLPPNSVLGKAQLLLAAFESGAGRLRLSELSRRSGVPKASAYRLAQELVQWGLLDRHGDTYELGIRLFHLGQRVPASAVLRSVARPLMTDLFTRTRTAVHLAILDGTHVLFLEKIAGEANVLTHSYVGGRLPASCTATGQLLLALAPDGPERVADIARAGFPVLAARSVTDPGVLAQRLATAARQGYALEIGGVRAGYASLAVPVALPGSQYAALSVTGPVAQVSVDRYLAAVQATAESIGRGVAQKTSYDPARAARTPKRRPTAVRAVAS, via the coding sequence ATGCGACGAATTAAGGGGATGCTGATGGAGTCGTACGACGACGAGGACGTCCTGCCTCCGAATTCCGTCCTGGGCAAGGCTCAGCTGCTCCTCGCCGCGTTCGAGTCGGGGGCAGGCCGGCTGAGGCTGAGCGAGCTGAGCCGCCGGTCCGGCGTGCCCAAGGCTTCGGCGTACCGCCTCGCCCAGGAACTGGTGCAATGGGGGCTGCTCGACCGGCACGGTGACACGTACGAACTCGGCATCAGGCTTTTCCATCTCGGACAGCGCGTACCCGCGTCCGCCGTCCTGCGCAGCGTGGCCCGCCCCCTGATGACCGACCTGTTCACCCGGACCCGCACGGCCGTGCACCTGGCGATCCTCGACGGCACCCATGTGCTCTTCCTGGAGAAGATCGCCGGTGAGGCCAACGTGCTCACACACTCGTACGTCGGCGGCAGGCTGCCCGCATCCTGCACGGCCACCGGTCAGCTGCTGCTCGCCCTGGCCCCGGACGGGCCGGAGCGGGTCGCGGACATCGCCCGTGCCGGGTTCCCGGTGCTGGCCGCCCGCTCCGTGACGGACCCCGGGGTGCTGGCCCAGCGACTGGCCACGGCGGCACGCCAGGGATACGCGCTGGAGATCGGGGGAGTCAGGGCCGGGTACGCCAGTCTCGCCGTACCGGTGGCGCTGCCCGGGTCGCAGTACGCGGCACTCTCGGTCACCGGGCCGGTCGCGCAGGTGTCGGTGGACCGATACCTCGCGGCGGTGCAGGCCACGGCGGAGAGCATCGGGCGCGGTGTCGCGCAGAAGACGTCGTACGACCCCGCTCGCGCGGCGCGGACACCGAAACGCCGGCCGACCGCTGTGCGGGCCGTCGCGAGCTGA
- a CDS encoding CoA transferase, with the protein MVVTEPDATPLRVLDLTDELALQGARLLVGIGAHVVRTDSGAGLGPAARAHWHAGKRWTPVRDAAELDALAAAADIVLESGPVARLRGLRRDGSSRWPHAVHVVVTPFGLTGPRRDWVGDDLILASAGGMTWLGGRPDGQPKPPPREQALQTAGAHAAIGALLAVVSGTPQLVDVSVQEATAATLETAALAWIHAGRFPVRNGGVYEHVAHRIFDAADGYVAGGYSGSDRMWTGLLAWMAEGGEADDLLDEHWQDAAFRWRQRAHVDAVVQRFAARRPAAALAAEARERALPWAEVAPPERLTANPQLRDRASLVTITGAGLPDGGVEDAGFPWAALPRPVTLSALRQVAPGEAPWPTSGPGKARGRDGGPRSKALAGVRVLDLTWVLAGPYVTKQLGEHGADIVKIESRHRQDPTRFAPSMHLRPGSDPDDSGYFLNFNRNKRGVALNLRTEEGRRLLRELVPHCDVVVENFSPGVLARWGMDYASLRALNEDVILVSMAGVGQTGPWRNAVTFADTLAAMSGLSSETRDPGGPPQGLTFGLGDMIAANSAVLATLDLLARGAGGHVDLSQLEAMAATMGPAALEPVLGTGAPDPRTPAHPNRSPHAVPHGVYPVIGDDRWVAVSVTDEAQWRTLAHLAGLPCAEGDVDVRRTHEDEIDAALAAWTSRQDGHELAELLQAEGVGAAVVATGQDLVEADEQLAARGFYPVLDHPLTGPVRHEGIVARLAETPGELDRPAPLLGEHTHEVLRELLGLNDEQLVALAAEGVTE; encoded by the coding sequence GTGGTGGTAACGGAACCGGATGCGACGCCGCTGCGCGTGCTCGATCTGACCGATGAGCTCGCCCTCCAGGGTGCCCGGCTGCTCGTGGGGATCGGAGCCCACGTCGTGCGGACCGATTCGGGCGCGGGTCTCGGCCCGGCGGCCCGTGCCCACTGGCACGCGGGCAAGCGCTGGACGCCGGTACGCGACGCGGCGGAACTGGACGCGCTTGCGGCGGCTGCCGACATAGTTCTGGAGAGCGGACCCGTGGCACGGCTGCGCGGACTGCGACGGGACGGCTCCTCCCGCTGGCCGCACGCCGTGCACGTGGTAGTGACACCCTTCGGGCTGACCGGACCGCGCCGCGACTGGGTCGGTGACGATCTGATCCTGGCCTCGGCCGGCGGCATGACCTGGCTCGGAGGGCGCCCTGACGGGCAGCCCAAGCCGCCACCGCGTGAGCAGGCACTGCAAACCGCCGGGGCGCACGCGGCGATCGGGGCACTGCTGGCCGTGGTGTCGGGCACCCCTCAGCTGGTGGACGTCTCCGTGCAGGAGGCCACCGCCGCCACGCTGGAGACCGCCGCGCTCGCGTGGATCCACGCCGGACGATTTCCCGTACGCAACGGAGGGGTGTACGAGCACGTCGCCCACCGGATCTTCGACGCCGCGGACGGGTACGTGGCCGGGGGTTACTCGGGCAGCGACCGGATGTGGACGGGCCTGCTGGCATGGATGGCCGAGGGGGGAGAAGCGGACGACCTTCTCGACGAGCACTGGCAGGACGCCGCGTTCCGATGGCGGCAGCGCGCCCACGTGGACGCTGTCGTGCAGCGGTTCGCGGCGCGGCGCCCGGCGGCGGCGCTCGCCGCCGAGGCAAGGGAGCGTGCCCTGCCATGGGCGGAGGTGGCACCGCCCGAGCGGCTTACGGCCAACCCGCAACTGCGCGATCGCGCGTCTCTCGTCACCATCACCGGTGCGGGGCTGCCGGACGGCGGCGTCGAGGACGCCGGGTTTCCGTGGGCGGCGCTGCCCCGGCCGGTTACTCTGTCCGCGCTCCGGCAGGTCGCTCCGGGCGAAGCCCCATGGCCCACGTCGGGGCCGGGAAAGGCGCGCGGCCGTGACGGGGGGCCGCGGTCCAAGGCTCTGGCAGGGGTCAGGGTCCTCGATCTCACCTGGGTGCTTGCCGGACCCTACGTGACCAAGCAGCTCGGAGAGCACGGTGCGGACATCGTCAAGATCGAGTCGCGGCACCGCCAGGACCCCACGCGCTTCGCGCCGTCGATGCATCTACGGCCGGGCTCCGACCCCGACGACAGTGGCTACTTCCTCAACTTCAACCGCAACAAGCGCGGCGTCGCCCTGAACTTGCGGACCGAGGAGGGCCGCCGGCTGCTGCGCGAGCTGGTCCCGCACTGCGACGTCGTCGTGGAGAACTTCAGCCCGGGCGTGCTCGCCCGATGGGGCATGGACTACGCCTCGCTGCGCGCACTGAACGAGGACGTCATCCTGGTGTCGATGGCGGGAGTCGGGCAGACCGGGCCCTGGCGCAACGCCGTGACGTTCGCCGACACGCTCGCCGCCATGTCGGGCCTGTCCAGTGAGACCCGCGATCCGGGAGGCCCGCCACAGGGCCTGACGTTCGGGCTCGGCGACATGATCGCGGCCAATTCCGCGGTGCTCGCCACGCTCGACCTGCTGGCCCGGGGCGCCGGCGGACACGTGGACCTGTCACAGCTGGAGGCGATGGCCGCGACGATGGGCCCGGCGGCCCTGGAACCCGTCCTCGGCACGGGCGCGCCCGATCCCCGGACCCCTGCACACCCGAACCGTTCACCCCATGCGGTGCCACACGGCGTGTATCCGGTGATCGGGGACGACCGATGGGTGGCGGTGTCGGTGACGGACGAAGCGCAGTGGCGCACCTTGGCGCACCTCGCCGGTCTCCCTTGCGCCGAAGGCGATGTGGATGTCAGGCGCACGCACGAGGACGAGATCGACGCGGCCCTCGCCGCGTGGACGAGTCGGCAGGACGGTCACGAGCTGGCCGAGCTGCTCCAGGCCGAGGGGGTGGGGGCAGCAGTCGTGGCGACCGGGCAGGACCTTGTCGAGGCCGACGAACAACTGGCCGCCCGCGGCTTCTATCCCGTACTGGACCACCCCCTGACCGGCCCGGTCCGGCACGAGGGCATCGTCGCGCGGCTTGCCGAGACACCCGGCGAGCTCGACCGTCCCGCGCCTCTCCTCGGCGAGCACACGCACGAGGTGCTGCGCGAACTGCTGGGCCTGAACGATGAACAGCTGGTGGCGCTGGCCGCCGAGGGAGTGACCGAATGA
- a CDS encoding enoyl-CoA hydratase/isomerase family protein: MSEEKRSVLHVTRDGAVATIRVNRPKANAVNPAMIEEFLTLLRPLAADPEVRCLVITGTGRFFIAGADIAVMRDLSVANQAKMRRWIDVQRMIEQAPKPVVAAMNGHALGGGAELSLACDLRVLSSEATFGFPEMRLGLFPGAGGSQRLPRLVGPHMAKRLMIEGEGLTPQRALELGLVDLVVEQAEFDAVVAERARRLAAQPTAAIGLLKRVVDEGYGLPVEQALEREERGVFDLTGTADAAEGLQAFLDKRAPVFTGR; encoded by the coding sequence ATGTCTGAGGAGAAGCGCTCCGTACTGCACGTGACGCGTGACGGCGCCGTCGCTACGATCCGCGTGAACCGGCCCAAGGCGAACGCCGTGAACCCGGCCATGATCGAGGAGTTCCTTACCCTCCTGCGGCCGCTCGCCGCCGACCCTGAAGTGCGCTGTCTCGTCATCACCGGCACGGGCCGATTCTTCATCGCGGGCGCCGACATCGCCGTGATGCGGGACCTCTCCGTGGCGAACCAGGCGAAGATGCGCCGCTGGATCGACGTCCAGAGGATGATCGAGCAGGCGCCCAAGCCGGTCGTGGCGGCGATGAACGGTCACGCGCTCGGGGGAGGAGCCGAGTTGTCACTCGCCTGCGATCTGCGGGTCCTGTCGTCGGAGGCAACGTTCGGCTTTCCGGAGATGCGGCTCGGGCTGTTTCCCGGGGCCGGCGGCAGTCAGCGCCTGCCCCGGCTGGTCGGCCCGCACATGGCGAAGCGGCTGATGATCGAGGGGGAGGGCCTGACGCCGCAGCGCGCCCTGGAGCTTGGACTCGTCGATCTCGTGGTGGAGCAGGCCGAGTTCGACGCGGTGGTGGCCGAACGGGCCCGTCGGCTCGCCGCGCAGCCCACGGCCGCCATCGGGCTGCTCAAACGGGTCGTCGACGAGGGATACGGGCTACCCGTTGAACAGGCACTGGAACGCGAGGAGAGGGGCGTCTTCGACCTGACCGGCACGGCCGACGCGGCGGAGGGGCTTCAGGCATTCCTCGACAAGCGGGCGCCTGTGTTCACCGGGCGGTGA